A single Acetivibrio cellulolyticus CD2 DNA region contains:
- a CDS encoding radical SAM protein, whose product MSLERINLAVTKYCNLRCRMCDYPSGKFWTNALSKEQIKDLIREAAELGVKTVELSGGEPMMRKDIYEIISFAASLNLKVFMASNGVLIGPEEVKKLLDAGLTLVTFSLEGPEELNDSIRGAGNFKKTMQAIKSFLGYREQIPELEVMVGIVLSKYNYKMIADFSEYLLKDVGINSISINPFNASMLSEKNRKLREAEFKITSDMMPDLKNEIQKLVDLSNENPDRMPAAAYLDRIPDYFSGKKLIPKNGCNIPQSFCGVSSEGMVFTCWHSQSVGHLKKNPLKDIINSEVQKKFVEDAMNSKCNGCLSSCYFDMYSEA is encoded by the coding sequence ATGAGCTTGGAAAGAATAAATTTGGCAGTAACAAAGTATTGTAACTTAAGATGCCGTATGTGCGACTATCCTTCGGGTAAGTTCTGGACAAATGCTTTATCGAAAGAACAAATAAAAGACTTAATTCGTGAAGCTGCAGAGCTTGGTGTAAAGACTGTAGAGCTCTCTGGCGGTGAACCTATGATGCGCAAAGATATCTATGAAATAATCTCCTTTGCTGCTTCACTGAATCTAAAAGTATTTATGGCTTCTAACGGAGTTTTGATAGGGCCTGAAGAAGTAAAAAAACTGCTGGATGCTGGCCTTACGCTTGTAACATTTTCTCTTGAAGGTCCGGAAGAGTTAAATGACAGTATAAGAGGTGCCGGGAATTTCAAAAAAACCATGCAGGCAATCAAAAGTTTCCTTGGCTATCGTGAACAAATTCCTGAGCTTGAGGTTATGGTTGGAATTGTTCTGTCAAAATATAACTACAAAATGATAGCAGACTTTTCAGAGTATTTGTTAAAGGATGTTGGAATAAATTCTATTTCTATAAATCCCTTTAACGCCTCGATGTTGTCTGAAAAGAATAGGAAGCTGAGGGAAGCTGAGTTTAAAATAACTTCTGATATGATGCCTGATTTAAAAAATGAAATACAAAAGTTAGTGGATTTAAGTAATGAAAATCCGGACAGGATGCCTGCTGCTGCATACTTGGATAGAATTCCTGATTATTTCTCAGGTAAAAAACTTATTCCTAAAAACGGGTGTAATATACCTCAAAGTTTTTGCGGAGTATCTTCGGAGGGAATGGTATTTACCTGTTGGCACAGCCAATCTGTAGGACATTTGAAGAAAAACCCTCTGAAAGACATAATTAATTCAGAGGTTCAGAAAAAATTTGTAGAAGATGCTATGAATAGCAAGTGTAACGGCTGCCTTTCCTCATGTTATTTTGATATGTATTCCGAGGCATAG
- a CDS encoding glycosyltransferase, with protein sequence MDTIKVVSASDSQYVQHLAVTFVSLLENTSEKKRIEFIVIDGGMLENDRKLLKESIEKYGCNLNFVNVDEGFCRKFAESPCASYATYYRIFLPELLDSSIEKVLYLDCDIVVKGDIAKLWETDITGNYLAAVEDVGVEYSGEFGKKVKENLSMDRKDIYFNAGVLIINLDLWRQHGISDKICDFLIQNPDKAPFADQDGLNAVLSGKWVPLSLLWNQQVALWEHFDDGKPLDQEMLESLHNPFIIHYTSSFRSITKPWFYLSTHPLSDEYYKYLKMTPWKDFVPGDRNFGSVLAKSFLSTPPGKIVNKYLKYINDFYLHDRFHMPEKLAKSNLVKVIYYILFPIGRCFMVSSMAIAEWSYYMERKSRTSGFNIFAKLLNAILLPSRLLIPAYARTYLREEIADDKKTCPCCGYKTIKQEKNDVCPLCYWQFNKAQQKSPDKSDGANEISLSQAKVNFKKFGASQKKFLFTVSKPRFYHEKGEAI encoded by the coding sequence ATGGACACCATCAAGGTTGTTTCCGCAAGCGACAGCCAGTATGTTCAGCATCTTGCTGTTACATTTGTTTCGCTCTTGGAAAACACTTCAGAAAAAAAGAGAATTGAATTCATTGTGATTGACGGTGGAATGTTGGAGAATGACAGGAAACTACTTAAGGAAAGCATAGAAAAGTATGGATGCAATCTGAATTTTGTTAATGTTGATGAAGGATTCTGCAGAAAATTTGCAGAGAGTCCTTGTGCAAGCTATGCTACCTATTATCGCATATTTTTGCCTGAGCTGCTGGATTCGTCAATAGAAAAAGTGTTGTACCTCGATTGCGATATTGTTGTAAAAGGAGATATAGCAAAGCTTTGGGAGACCGATATCACCGGGAACTATTTAGCAGCAGTGGAAGATGTGGGAGTTGAATACAGTGGAGAGTTTGGTAAAAAGGTCAAGGAAAACTTGTCCATGGATAGAAAGGATATATACTTTAATGCAGGGGTTCTCATTATAAATCTGGATTTATGGAGGCAACATGGTATATCCGATAAGATTTGTGATTTTTTGATTCAAAATCCCGATAAAGCTCCTTTTGCTGATCAGGATGGACTAAATGCTGTTCTTAGTGGCAAGTGGGTACCTTTATCTCTCTTGTGGAATCAACAGGTGGCACTCTGGGAGCACTTTGATGATGGGAAGCCGCTTGATCAGGAAATGCTGGAATCTTTACATAATCCTTTTATAATTCACTATACAAGCAGTTTTCGTTCAATTACGAAGCCATGGTTTTACCTAAGTACACATCCTTTAAGTGATGAATATTACAAATACTTAAAAATGACTCCATGGAAGGATTTTGTCCCAGGCGACCGTAACTTTGGAAGCGTATTGGCTAAAAGTTTTTTAAGCACTCCTCCGGGGAAGATTGTAAATAAATATCTGAAGTATATTAACGATTTTTACTTGCATGACAGATTTCATATGCCTGAAAAACTGGCAAAATCAAATTTGGTAAAAGTTATTTATTATATACTTTTTCCGATTGGAAGATGTTTTATGGTTTCATCTATGGCTATTGCAGAATGGTCATATTATATGGAAAGGAAAAGCAGAACATCCGGCTTCAATATTTTTGCAAAGCTGCTCAATGCCATTTTGCTTCCATCTCGTTTACTTATTCCTGCTTATGCAAGGACGTATTTGAGAGAGGAGATTGCAGATGATAAGAAAACATGTCCGTGTTGTGGGTATAAAACTATAAAACAGGAGAAAAACGATGTCTGTCCTTTATGCTACTGGCAGTTTAATAAAGCACAGCAGAAAAGTCCAGACAAGTCCGACGGGGCAAATGAGATTTCGCTTTCTCAGGCCAAGGTTAATTTTAAAAAGTTCGGTGCTTCTCAAAAGAAGTTCCTTTTTACGGTGAGCAAACCGAGATTTTATCATGAAAAGGGAGAAGCTATTTAA
- a CDS encoding AraC family transcriptional regulator: protein MEFSTMGQRFYPGYNMNLSYTDSNVFHCDLKNSNVFKFVLITSGNGIVSFNGKRLAFTSPSIFCMNENEDPFLEKGDNIKTLCLFFQPSIINSLYNYANIRDNSLKGFDSYDTAWLNPYTDRTNSNLGYMALSLATASRIKNLIELINSELTEQKDGSWPCRSRSYLLELMLITERSFSSAPKDTLILPDNNNIDDIVMYIFSNYQQKITLLELSKIFHINRTSMNQAFTKMTGFSVMTFLIRHRIQVAQLLLRDTMLTISEVSERVGFNDLTHFTRMFKKYAGETPSDYRKKNCWMLSLYS from the coding sequence ATGGAATTTTCTACAATGGGGCAGAGGTTTTACCCGGGATACAATATGAATCTTTCTTACACAGATTCAAATGTGTTCCATTGCGACTTAAAAAACTCTAATGTTTTTAAATTTGTGCTTATTACAAGCGGAAATGGTATTGTTAGTTTTAATGGAAAACGTCTGGCTTTTACATCTCCATCGATTTTTTGTATGAATGAAAACGAAGATCCTTTTCTTGAAAAGGGAGATAATATAAAAACATTATGTCTGTTTTTTCAACCTAGCATTATAAACAGCTTGTACAACTATGCCAATATAAGAGATAACAGTCTTAAAGGGTTTGATAGTTATGATACAGCTTGGCTGAATCCATATACTGATAGAACCAATAGTAACCTTGGCTATATGGCTTTAAGTCTTGCTACCGCCAGCAGGATTAAAAATCTTATCGAACTTATTAACAGTGAACTTACGGAACAAAAAGATGGAAGTTGGCCTTGCCGCAGCAGGTCATACCTGCTGGAGCTGATGCTGATTACTGAAAGGAGTTTTTCTTCAGCACCTAAGGATACTTTAATATTACCGGATAATAATAATATCGATGATATTGTTATGTATATTTTTTCAAACTACCAGCAAAAGATTACTTTGTTAGAATTAAGTAAAATCTTTCATATAAACAGAACATCAATGAATCAGGCATTCACAAAGATGACTGGTTTTTCAGTAATGACCTTTCTGATAAGGCATAGAATTCAAGTTGCACAACTGCTGCTCAGAGATACCATGCTTACGATTTCAGAAGTATCGGAACGGGTTGGTTTTAATGATTTGACCCATTTTACGAGGATGTTCAAAAAGTATGCAGGGGAAACTCCATCGGATTACAGGAAAAAGAACTGCTGGATGTTAAGTTTATATTCATAA
- a CDS encoding serine hydrolase domain-containing protein, with the protein MNKLDISSTNSFKELEENISNKTNSLMNEYNIPGAAIAFIKDGKIDYIKGFGLSDKEKGTKVDRNTVFQVASNSKTVSAWSVLKLVSDGKLDLDANVDKYLTRWKIPKSKYGDVSITLRELLSHTAGLSQGAYIGYSIDEKLPTLEESLSGATAGTSGLHLIMKPGTKYKYSGGGYTLAQLIVEETTGLPYAKFARENVLRPLSMNDSDFEWNPQMKTKIAKAYDSFGRSLPQYVFTEECAAGLYTTAADFAKFVAANINIMKGSSDYILNNDALSEMLTPIKNDYGLGYIIKKLPDNTKLVYHGGTNRGWRSQYAFLPDKGDGIVILTNSDNGAQLHMDLLCMWTKYETGYYPLFYIKNITLRALVKSIACTLFLLLLMLIFKFKNKTGPKPSIKPSTILPFEIIKCVVFELFVILWWLVFYTGVFSGGWELNSLMPAGFYWLTICVLCYGLYFIAKCFVEKIVKQKITKFTQNV; encoded by the coding sequence ATGAATAAACTTGATATTAGTTCAACAAACAGCTTTAAAGAGCTTGAAGAGAATATCAGCAATAAAACCAATTCTTTAATGAATGAGTATAATATCCCTGGGGCTGCCATAGCATTTATTAAAGATGGCAAAATAGACTATATTAAGGGATTTGGTCTATCAGATAAGGAAAAAGGTACAAAAGTTGATAGAAATACAGTCTTTCAAGTAGCTTCAAATTCCAAGACTGTATCTGCTTGGAGTGTATTGAAGCTAGTCTCGGATGGTAAATTAGATTTGGATGCAAATGTAGATAAATATCTTACAAGATGGAAAATTCCAAAATCGAAATATGGAGATGTTAGTATAACGCTAAGAGAGTTGCTTAGCCATACGGCAGGACTATCTCAAGGAGCGTATATAGGATATTCTATTGATGAAAAGCTTCCAACCTTGGAAGAATCCCTATCCGGAGCTACAGCAGGAACATCTGGGCTGCATTTGATAATGAAACCGGGAACAAAATATAAATACTCTGGAGGTGGTTATACATTAGCACAGCTGATTGTAGAGGAGACAACCGGCTTGCCCTATGCAAAATTTGCAAGAGAAAATGTATTGCGTCCACTTTCTATGAATGATAGTGATTTTGAATGGAACCCTCAAATGAAAACAAAAATTGCAAAAGCTTATGATTCTTTTGGGAGAAGCCTTCCTCAGTATGTATTTACTGAAGAATGTGCAGCTGGTTTATATACTACAGCTGCTGACTTTGCAAAGTTTGTCGCAGCAAATATAAATATTATGAAAGGTAGTTCAGATTATATTTTAAATAATGATGCTCTATCAGAAATGCTGACACCTATAAAAAATGACTATGGATTAGGTTATATTATAAAAAAGCTTCCTGATAATACAAAGCTCGTATATCACGGCGGTACAAACAGGGGATGGCGGTCACAGTATGCATTTCTACCTGATAAAGGTGATGGAATTGTTATTCTCACAAATAGCGACAATGGTGCTCAGCTTCATATGGATTTGTTATGCATGTGGACAAAGTATGAAACGGGTTACTATCCTTTATTTTACATAAAAAATATAACACTAAGAGCATTAGTTAAATCAATTGCATGCACATTGTTTTTATTACTTTTAATGCTCATATTTAAATTTAAGAATAAGACTGGACCAAAACCTTCAATTAAGCCTTCGACAATTTTACCATTTGAAATAATAAAATGCGTAGTCTTTGAATTATTTGTGATTCTGTGGTGGCTTGTGTTTTATACAGGGGTGTTTTCCGGTGGTTGGGAATTAAACTCTTTAATGCCAGCAGGATTTTATTGGTTGACTATTTGCGTTCTATGCTATGGGCTATATTTTATTGCTAAATGCTTTGTAGAAAAAATTGTAAAACAAAAAATCACAAAATTTACGCAGAATGTGTAA
- a CDS encoding glycosyltransferase family 2 protein, translating to MFKYGIVTNEPETKVNNEVANAVGFYQWLNVFAGKVFFADDTLSSLKDGDFDLIHVRLTPENLSLISAIRIKFGEACKTKLAVSMDYHVEAFKNAGFDFEILKQVLSKADVVFGTEYTICRELEKYTCKAVYELPHPADISRLKAYADLRKGNEILSILVDGKVRYTFLERYWTKKFGLKLRFVFVGQVKEKEVEKLKRKKAQIVICKSEDEFLKEIIKGAIVVPGKAYDYGKWTIYAAATGGTAIGNMHFDASRRCYPVLYIKKERLLDYLLTFHFGSSDTSVIQYIREHALHKVHHFSWGNMQNRLLSLLTRETGDLRFEKYINSLDTNEGGPVFLKDIYYLYGKKTFSLKRDELGLVCLVKNGMGYIEAFLRHYRTLGVKHMVFVDNGSTDGLLEFLKDQEDVTVYRTDLLHKHYENEMRRTIIEALFKNSWCLSVDIDELFDYPASESVPMSGFLEYLNSNHYTAVISYMLDMFSKGSESDKKEELTQKYCYYDISNIQKSDYFSQNLNYCNYNVLSDKSMKCYYGGVRKSRFNPKGSVYMLIKHPLMFIDEKLEPVTDPHYCNKAYIADVNGVLKHYKFTSEFKDRLDRMVDDYSYYGKNEHEEYRRVLKEEGDIVFYSPSAKKFSSVNQLVESGFLKVSRKYLKYIQSVKE from the coding sequence ATGTTCAAATACGGTATTGTAACAAACGAACCGGAGACTAAAGTAAATAATGAGGTGGCCAATGCAGTAGGCTTTTACCAATGGCTCAATGTATTTGCCGGAAAAGTTTTTTTTGCAGATGATACTCTATCATCCTTAAAAGACGGTGATTTCGATTTGATCCATGTTCGACTCACCCCGGAGAACTTAAGCTTAATTTCGGCGATAAGGATAAAGTTTGGAGAAGCATGTAAGACAAAGTTGGCCGTTAGTATGGATTATCATGTTGAAGCTTTTAAAAATGCCGGTTTTGATTTTGAAATTTTAAAACAGGTATTATCAAAGGCCGATGTGGTGTTTGGAACGGAATATACGATTTGCAGGGAACTTGAGAAATATACCTGCAAGGCTGTTTATGAATTGCCTCACCCAGCAGATATTTCAAGACTTAAGGCTTATGCCGATCTTAGAAAAGGTAATGAAATTCTGAGTATACTAGTGGATGGCAAAGTAAGATATACTTTTTTGGAGAGATATTGGACGAAAAAATTCGGCTTGAAATTGCGGTTTGTTTTTGTTGGACAGGTAAAGGAAAAAGAGGTTGAAAAGCTAAAAAGGAAAAAGGCTCAGATAGTGATATGCAAAAGTGAGGATGAATTTTTAAAGGAGATTATAAAGGGAGCTATAGTTGTTCCAGGTAAAGCTTATGATTATGGAAAGTGGACGATTTATGCAGCTGCAACAGGTGGAACAGCAATTGGAAACATGCATTTTGATGCCTCAAGAAGATGTTACCCTGTTTTGTATATAAAAAAAGAGAGATTACTGGATTATTTACTGACTTTCCATTTTGGATCAAGCGATACATCAGTTATTCAATATATACGAGAACATGCTCTGCACAAAGTTCATCACTTTAGCTGGGGCAATATGCAAAACAGGCTTTTGTCTCTTTTGACAAGAGAAACAGGTGATTTGAGGTTCGAAAAATATATTAACTCATTGGATACTAATGAAGGAGGCCCTGTATTCTTAAAAGACATTTATTACCTCTATGGAAAGAAGACGTTTTCTCTTAAAAGGGATGAATTAGGTCTTGTATGTCTTGTAAAGAATGGGATGGGATATATTGAAGCGTTTTTACGGCACTATAGAACACTTGGAGTTAAACATATGGTGTTTGTCGACAATGGATCAACAGACGGTCTGCTTGAATTTTTGAAGGATCAGGAAGATGTTACTGTCTACAGAACAGATCTTTTGCACAAGCACTATGAGAATGAAATGAGGCGGACAATCATCGAAGCTCTTTTCAAAAACAGCTGGTGTCTTAGTGTTGATATTGATGAACTGTTTGATTATCCTGCTTCCGAAAGTGTTCCCATGTCAGGATTTCTTGAGTACCTGAACAGCAATCATTATACAGCAGTGATTTCCTATATGCTGGATATGTTTTCAAAAGGGTCTGAGTCCGATAAAAAAGAGGAACTGACTCAGAAGTATTGCTACTATGATATATCAAATATTCAAAAGAGTGATTACTTCAGCCAAAACCTCAATTACTGCAATTACAATGTTTTATCGGATAAGTCTATGAAGTGCTACTATGGTGGCGTGAGAAAGAGCAGGTTTAATCCGAAAGGAAGCGTATATATGCTGATAAAACATCCGTTGATGTTTATAGATGAGAAATTGGAGCCGGTCACAGACCCTCATTACTGCAACAAAGCATACATAGCCGATGTAAACGGAGTGCTGAAACATTACAAGTTTACCAGTGAGTTTAAAGATCGGCTGGACCGTATGGTTGATGATTATAGTTACTACGGGAAAAATGAACACGAAGAATACCGCAGGGTGCTGAAGGAGGAAGGCGACATAGTATTTTATTCACCTTCAGCCAAAAAGTTTTCAAGTGTGAACCAATTAGTTGAGTCCGGGTTTCTGAAAGTATCAAGGAAGTACCTTAAATATATTCAAAGTGTTAAGGAATAA
- the fabD gene encoding ACP S-malonyltransferase → MKKIAFLFPGQGSQYIGMGKELCSKYAVADRIFNQANEVLEFDLKKLCFEGDMEELTKTINTQPALLTLSLAVFRAFTEETGITPNYLAGHSLGEFSALSCSGAINFEDALRIVRQRGRFMQEAVGIGEGAMAAVSGIDKRFIEEECQLASNGEKIAVVSNYNSLDQIVISGHKEIVIKVGEKLKEMGGRYTLLKVSAPFHSPLMKPAAVLLKEELSKYTYNPLNWPVISNVTAQEYKGKEEIIENLSQQIVKPVQWQLSMEYLKNNGVLEAVEMGPKNVLTNLMKKNVPSIPVYPCETKANILDIGSQLSASNSDKNAELTNKKLSFITKCLAICVCTKNSNWNNDEYQKGVVEPYKKLQELLNSLEKEGKEPGMSHLQEAYDALQSVLMTKKLPLEERMSRVYQLLEETDAKEYFTGLELGADYTA, encoded by the coding sequence ATGAAAAAGATTGCGTTTTTATTTCCCGGACAGGGATCACAATATATTGGAATGGGGAAAGAACTTTGCAGCAAATATGCTGTTGCAGACAGAATTTTTAATCAGGCAAATGAGGTGTTGGAATTTGACTTAAAAAAATTGTGCTTCGAGGGTGATATGGAAGAACTCACTAAAACAATTAATACACAGCCGGCACTTTTAACTCTAAGCCTAGCCGTATTTAGGGCATTTACCGAGGAAACCGGAATAACACCAAATTACCTGGCAGGACATAGCTTAGGAGAGTTCTCTGCATTGAGCTGTAGCGGAGCAATAAACTTTGAGGACGCTTTAAGAATTGTTCGTCAGAGGGGAAGGTTTATGCAGGAAGCCGTTGGTATTGGCGAAGGTGCAATGGCAGCTGTAAGCGGGATTGATAAAAGATTCATTGAAGAAGAGTGCCAACTTGCATCTAATGGTGAAAAAATTGCAGTTGTTTCAAACTACAACTCGCTTGATCAGATAGTTATTTCGGGGCACAAGGAAATTGTTATCAAGGTTGGAGAAAAGCTAAAAGAGATGGGTGGAAGATATACTCTGCTGAAAGTCAGTGCTCCTTTTCACAGTCCATTAATGAAGCCGGCTGCAGTTTTGCTAAAAGAAGAGCTTTCGAAATATACTTACAATCCATTAAATTGGCCTGTAATTTCAAATGTAACAGCTCAGGAATACAAAGGAAAAGAAGAAATAATTGAAAATCTTTCACAACAAATTGTAAAGCCAGTACAATGGCAGCTTTCAATGGAGTATTTAAAAAATAATGGAGTTTTGGAAGCTGTTGAGATGGGACCCAAAAACGTATTGACAAACCTTATGAAAAAGAATGTACCATCAATTCCGGTTTATCCGTGTGAAACCAAAGCGAATATTCTTGATATAGGAAGTCAGCTTAGTGCAAGCAATTCTGACAAAAATGCTGAGCTTACAAATAAAAAACTGTCATTTATTACGAAGTGTCTTGCAATATGTGTTTGTACTAAGAACAGCAATTGGAATAATGATGAATATCAAAAAGGAGTCGTTGAGCCTTATAAAAAACTTCAGGAACTACTTAATTCACTTGAAAAAGAAGGTAAAGAGCCGGGTATGAGTCACCTTCAGGAAGCATATGACGCATTACAATCTGTTTTAATGACTAAAAAGCTTCCTCTCGAAGAAAGAATGAGCAGAGTATATCAACTATTGGAAGAAACAGACGCAAAGGAATATTTCACAGGTTTGGAACTTGGTGCTGACTATACAGCATAA